In Canis lupus familiaris isolate Mischka breed German Shepherd chromosome 9, alternate assembly UU_Cfam_GSD_1.0, whole genome shotgun sequence, a single window of DNA contains:
- the LOC111097510 gene encoding basic salivary proline-rich protein 4-like, translating to MVTWLSRLRGLFSSPRPGAVPKGGLWVASPPCRLRGHSPAKAQRNPGPPGKHPRGPSPCVYRPHHVALGHTPCSLGSWKHTGKELCARPFGNLHSSRDPGFTVIQRLAVDWGSESRARVARPSQPSGLTTKGGPSCSSPGTCPPEVKNPEGEGTPQPKRRNPERKGTPWPKRRKTSGAPLRLSDARGEKMQSKPFATPTAQPRVFTQHRLLLSRVPRSPPLRAGPQQSLLQTHHLDPHLLSPGAAGLPSSPPAAGCHHGAPPAASRVLVERPRPRLRRPH from the exons aTGGTAACG TGGCTTTCTCGTCTCCGGGGGCTATTCTCAAGCCCGCGGCCAGGCGCAGTCCCCAAGGGAGGCCTTTGGGTGGCCTCCCCGCCCTGCCGTCTCAGAGGGCACTCGCCTGCGAAGGCCCAGAGGAACCCCGGGCCCCCTGGGAAGCACCCACGGGGGCCGAGCCCCTGCGTGTACCGGCCTCACCACGTCGCCCTGGGCCACACCCCGTGCTCCCTGGGCAGCTGGAAGCACACAGGCAAG GAGCTCTGTGCTAGGCCCTTTGGGAATCTCCACTCTTCTAGAGACCCAG GCTTCACTGTAATTCAAAGGCTTGCTGTCGACTGGGGTTCAGAGAGCAGAG CCAGGGTGGCCCGGCCGTCACAGCCCTCGGGGCTGACCACCAAGGGAGGCCCCAGCTGTTCCAGCCCTGGCACCTGCCCACCCGAGGTCAAGAAtccagagggagaggggaccCCGCAGCCCAAGAGGAGAAATCCAGAGAGGAAGGGGACCCCGTGGCCCAAGAGGAGGAAAACCAGTGGGGCCCCTTTAAGACTCTCTGATGccagaggagagaaaatgcaGAGCAAGCCCTTTG CCACTCCAACAGCTCAGCCTCGGGTCTTCACACAACACCGGCTCCTCCTGTCACGGGTACCCCGGAGCCCGCCCCTGAGAGCCGGCCCTCAGCAAAGCCTTCTGCAGACCCATCACCTTGACCCTCACCTTCTCTCACCCGGAGCGGCCGGCCTGCCTTCCAGCCCGCCTGCAGCCGGGTGCCACCACGGGGCCCCCCCCGCGGCCTCCAGGGTCCTGGTGGAGAGACCTCGCCCTCGGCTTAGACGGCCCCATTAG